A window of the Besnoitia besnoiti strain Bb-Ger1 chromosome VI, whole genome shotgun sequence genome harbors these coding sequences:
- a CDS encoding hypothetical protein (encoded by transcript BESB_065840) has translation MTKARPSLAPSISADALSASSLSPPPAALSCFSSAGRFLATAAASDSDETGESRALRSRVKVWQTAGGGECLGSATSERGTAPGASFATNYQPSFSVEWQRQFLGHSITSLLFVSGAAASHGASERLLIGTDRGMVAAADVTASSSKLLFSTYLGDAAECAHANGAESDLDVTKGSNDFPVHGLACGAGTGAGSGSVVALVGGREGSVLVTVDPEDGTVAQQTELSKPYNIMAAPSAAAGDLVVLAARRGTTESSSASAVVLYDVQQQGPRAKLVGGTSGGAWTVALEKRAHYAAGVFSGSGKEEQHVQLLVWKVPSQEAAADERAIGKGKAKKLQPICSGSHFEPLVQIILPVNKQGDSDNEDESASEDDCTTPGAQQLVVTLSHRNNVIVWALGKKQGDEGVLYSLTKLTQIDSVSFPCVSPKAALATPILARAAAAPGIWYFQEVEENGDEEFTSPSSSGKRKHRQSARQEQSAHTWHPVRIVRGPHAAPIFQCLMLRCTSSSRSSPQESYLPLVPRAGASKFGLACVEAMKLSEVRSAVNEPRKRGEKHSGTIEEAEENGSVPSLPAASFKRNIAAVTSSDASDAEARTDSADGEGKKKKKQSKGMDLVGAGAPGAEPSNVAVILRQALTASDARLLETVLSSTAKDKREVAAAVGSLTAVQALVLLQHLVQQQQANPATSIIKGGWIEEIVKQHAVVLANTDAGREQLVLLLLQVEERRRSEAALVKVKGRLELLLQQMQRVQRLREERSKEEKEAREPLVVHKERSA, from the coding sequence CTGAGAGGGGCACCGCCCCGGGAGCTTCGTTTGCCACCAACTATCAGCCCAGCTTCTCTGTTGAGTGGCAGCGCCAGTTCCTCGGACACAGTATCACGTCTTTGCTCTTCGTTtccggcgcggctgcctcccaTGGAGCGTCGGAACGTCTGCTTATTGGTACAGATCGAGGGATGgtggcagccgcagacgtgACGGCCTCGAGCAGCAAGCTGTTGTTCAGCACTTATctgggagacgccgcggagtgCGCACACGCGAACGGCGCCGAATCGGATCTCGATGTCACGAAGGGCTCGAATGATTTTCCTGTCCATggactcgcctgcggcgcgggcacCGGAGCCGGCAGCGGGAGCGTAGTCGCACTGGTCGGGGGACGGGAAGGCAGCGTGCTGGTGACCGTCGATCCGGAGGATGGAACAGTGGCGCAGCAAACGGAGCTTTCGAAGCCCTACAACATCAtggctgcgccgtcggcagccgcaggggacttggtcgtcctcgctgcgcggagaggcacgACTGAGTCGAGCTCGGCCTCCGCTGTCGTGCTTTACGatgtgcagcagcagggacCAAGAGCAAAACTGGTTGGCGGgacgagcggaggcgcgtggaCCGTGGCCCTCGAAAAGCGAGCGCATTACGCGGCCGGAGTCTTTAGCGGAAGCGGGAAGGAGGAGCAGCATGTGCAGCTGCTGGTGTGGAAGGTCCCCAGTCAggaggcggctgcagacgagcGAGCGATTGGCAAaggaaaggcgaagaagctgcagccgATCTGCTCCGGGAGCCACTTCGAGCCACTGGTTCAAATCATCCTGCCAGTCAACAAACAGGGCGACTCCGACAACGAAGATGAATcggcgagcgaagacgactgCACCACTCCGGGTGCGCAACAGTTAGTCGTCACCCTATCGCACCGCAACAATGTTATCGTGTGGGCACTTGGTAAGAAGCAAGGGGACGAGGGCGTATTATACTCTCTTACGAAGCTTACGCAAATCGACTCTGTATCCTTCCCGTGTGTTTCTCCTAAGGCGGCCCTCGCGACGCCGATActggcgcgcgctgcggcggcgcctggtATTTGGTACTTCCAAGAGGTGGAAGAGAATGGAGACGAAGAGTTTACCAGCCCCTCCAGCTCGGGCAAAAGGAAGCACCGACAAAGTGCGCGGCAAGAACAGTCCGCACATACTTGGCATCCAGTGCGTATAGTGCGCGGACCCCACGCGGCACCTATTTTCCAGTGTCTGATGCTTCGTTGTACCTCGTCATCTCGCTCCAGTCCCCAAGAATCCTACCTGCCTCTTGTTCCCCGTGCGGGTGCGAGCAAGTTCGGTCTTGCATGTGTCGAGGCTATGAAACTGTCAGAGGTCCGCTCTGCAGTCAACGAGCCGCGAAAGAGGGGAGAGAAACACAGTGGCACGAtagaagaggcggaagagaaTGGTTCCGTTCCATCCTtgcccgctgcctccttcaAGAGGAATATCGCCGCTGTCACAAGTTCTGACGCGAGTGACGCAGAGGCTAGAACGGATTCAGCAGACGGGGAgggcaagaagaagaagaagcagtcGAAGGGAATGGACCTGGTTGGGGCCGGGGCTCCCGGAGCAGAGCCCAGTAATGTGGCTGTTATCCTACGTCAAGCGCTGACTGCTTCTgatgcgcgcctcctcgaaaCCGTCTTGTCCTCCACTGCAAAGGACAAGAGAGAAGTTGCCGCAGCAGTTGGGTCGCTGACCGCGGTACAGGCTCTGGTGCTTCTTCAACACCttgtgcagcagcagcaggcaaATCCGGCTACTTCCATCATCAAGGGTGGATGGATCGAGGAAATCGTTAAGCAGCATGCCGTCGTGTTGGCGAACACAGATGCAGGTCGCGAGCAGCTTGTCTTACTTCTTCTACAGGTTGAGGAACGACGGAGGTCCGAAGCGGCTCTCGTAAAGGTCAAGGGCCGACTCGAGTTGCTGCTTCAGCAGATGCAACGAGTTCAGCGgctgagagaagaaagaagcaaaGAGGAAAAGGAAGCAAGGGAACCCCTTGTTGTGCACAAGGAAAGAAGTGCGTGA